Below is a window of Cytophagaceae bacterium DNA.
TCGGGCTCTCTAATTTCATTTTTCATTATTCAAAAAATGGGACACCAGGAGTGGCATATTTTTTCATCCCTTCTTCATTAATTTCCACACCTATCCCCGGAGTATCTCTAACTTTGATAAATCCATTTTTTTCTACCATTTCACCCTCAAACTTTACTATCTCTTTAAACATCGGGTCTTTATGAAAGTAAATCTGCCATTCCATAATCATAAAATTTGGAACCGACGCACATACATGTGCACAGGCCATTGCCCCCAAATACGAAGCAACCATATGAGGAGCAAAAGGCACATAATAAAGGTTGGCCAGATTAGCAATTCTTTGACCTTCGCCTAGACCTCCACATTTTTGCAAATCAGGCATGATAATATCAACTGCACCGGATTCAAGCAATGGCCGGAAACCATGGGCCAGATAGTGATTTTCTCCTGCACATATTGGTGTTGAGGTTGATTCGGTAATTTTTCTGTAGGCGTCAGCATTTTCTGCAGGTATGGGTTCTTCGAGCCACATCAGGTTTAGGGGCTCCAGCATTTTTGCTACTTTTTCGCCGGTGATAGCATCATATCGGCCATGCATATCAGCACAGATGTCAATATTTGGCCCAACTTCTTTTCTTGCTGCAGCCATTTGGTCATACATTCTTTGCAATTCGGCAGGGCTTGCTGTCCAATTGTAACGATCATATTTGTTGGGGTCGTTGGCTTGGTCAAGGTCAAATTTCACTGCAGAAAAACCCATATCTACTGCTTCACGAGCAGCTTTGGCAAAATCACCCGGAACAGGAAGCCTATTCTGATATAAGGCGGTATCCATATAAACCCGAACAGAATCTCTGAATTTTCCGCCAAGCAGTTGATAAACAGGTACTCCGAAGGCTTTTCCGGCAATATCCCATAGGGCGGTTTCAACCGCAGTTAAAACTGAAATAAACATACCCGCCTGAGCACCTTCAAAAAAACCTGATCGACGGATATTTTCAAAAAGACGATTTACGTTGAGGGGATTTTGTCCCTGAATCCTCCGACCCATCATTTTTACTAAGTGATAAGTGCCGGGAGTAGCATCAACGCCTTCTCCGTGACCAATTATCCCCTGATTGGTATATATTTTTACAAATAAGCTGTGACCATCTCTTATGTAGCCTGCTTTAATTTCAGTTATTTTGAGATCGGAAGGGGCAGAGCTTTTGGGGGCACGATCGATTGCCGTTTCATATTCTCTTCCAAATGTTGCTAAAGGTGATGCTGCCATGGCCGCACCAATTGCTGCCTTATTAAAAAAGTTTCTTCTGTTCACGGTTAAATATTTTTAATCGGGAGATTCCCGGGGTTGAATTAATTAAATAAAATTTGAAAGAATTAATAATGCAAAAACCTATTACCAGGTTCTTTCTTTAAGAATTTCCTGAATTTGTTCCGGTGCCACCGGCAGCTCATTGATATGTTCTTTAAGCCATTGAGAAAAATCCTTCTCGATTTCGGCTGACCAACGGGTATCTATTTGACCTGTGGTATATTTTCCTTCTTTAAGTCTCTGATGGCTAAATTTATCTCTGAGTCTTACCACTTCTGAGGATTTAACAACCTCTTCAGCAAGATGAGGTGGGATAAAAATTACGCCACCCTCACGTCCAAGCACCACATCTCCAGGCATACAAGTAGCATTTCCGATTTTTGTAGGATGATTAATGCCTACCAGGGTAGTATTTAGCCCTCCCGGTTGAGAAGCTGTATTTAGATGGTGACTAGGATGATAGCTTCTAAAATAAGAGGTAAAACCCCCAATTTCTCTTAGTCCATTTAAATCTCTGATGGCACCTTCATATACAATCCCGTTGCCGGTACGGTTAAAAATAGCATTTCCAAGGTTGTCTCCAATGGTTGGGCCATCTTCATAGGCATTAAATTGATCCACTACATATACGTCTCGTTTGACTAAGGTTTCAATAACCCAGGTATTTTGGGCTTTTAATCTGCCATCCTGCTTAATACCTTTATCATCAATGGCTGTTTGAATATCTGGGCGGCCCGGCATAAAAATGGCGGTGACAGCTCTACCGACCAAAACGCTGTCAGGATTGATAGTTTGCCAGTTGCCTTCATATTGATGACGATAATTTTTATTTCGTAAAACTGCCCATGCTTCTTCGTGTGTGACTTTTTTCATTCTGTCGAGGATGGTATCCGGCACTTTAGGCCTTCCGTCAGGAAATCGCTCTCCTTTCCATTCACGGGTAAGTTGAACGAGATAATCTTTCGAAATTTGTTGAGCATTGGAAATCAAAGCAAAAAGGAGCAATGAGACTATGGTAAAAAGTCTGGTCATTTTTTTATAAAGAATGGTTGAATAATGTACAAATGTGCAAATATTTATTTTGTTAAACTTTCAAATTTTCCCGCCGTATGATTTTGTAATAATTCCTCAATTTTTAAAAAGTCTAAAAAGAACGTTTAGTAAAAACTTCAAAAAAAAAAGACTGTCAGAGACAGTCTTTTTTTTATTATTAATTTATTGTATTATTTAATATCCCGGGTTCTGATCTTTTGGTTCAATTTTCGGATTATTATCGATTTCAGTTTGTGGAAGTGGTAACAATTCATGTTTGCTGGCTTTGAAATAAGTAATTGGCTCAGTTGTCAATTTCTTATTTTTTCTCCATCTCAAAATGTCAAGGTTACGAACTTGTTCAGCAGATAATTCAACAAATCTTTCGTGTTGGATAGCCTCAAAAACTTTTGCTTTGCTATCGCAAGGATAGTTTGCTGTAGGATAAGCTGGCATTGCAACAGAAGCTCTAGCTCTAACCTGATTCATCAAAGAAATTGCTTTTGCAGAATTACCTAATTCGTTTTCACATTCGGCCAACATCAAAAGTACATCAGCATAACGCATAACTCTCATGTTGATACCACTGGTTGCAAAACCTGAGTTACTTTTATAAAGTAAAGAGTATTTTCTCCAGCTGATTTTGAAAGTTTTTCCATCCAATTGTGAAGAATTACCCTGAACAGCAGCATCCGAAATCACGTCATTACCATTATTGAATTTATCACCAGCTTTCCAGAAAGACATATCATATCTCGGATCATTTTTGGCATCTCCTTTTACAGTTCTTTCGTAGTTGTCAATCATTTTGTTAGAAGGAATCAGGTTTCTCCAGCCAATAGGTGAATACTCCTGAGTTCTGATGGTTTCTTCCTGTACACTGTTACCATCTCCGTCTGGTCCACTCCAGTTGAAAGCACCATTTGATTGAGAGAAAACAATTTCAAAAATTGACTCTGAATTAAATTCTCCTTCTGCGTTGGTTAAATCAAGGTAGTTATCAACTAATTTAAATCTACCTGAATTTACAACTTTCTCCAATTCAGCTTTAGCACTTGCATAGTCACCCATTTGAAGATAAGTACGAGCAAGAAGGGTCTGAGCAGCAGCTTTAGTAGCTCTTCCCAAGTTTTTAGCGTCATAGCTTTCTGGCAATAAACCCTCAGCAGCTTTAAGGTCAGTTATTACTTGTTTGTAAACTGTTTCCTGAGTTGATTTGGGCTGAGCATCTTCAACAGATTTGGCAAATTCAATATAAAGAGGTACACCACCCCAAAGCGTGGCTAACTCAAAATATCCCCACGCCCTTAAGAATTTTGCTTCTCCGGTTACTCTGTTTTTAATTGCTTCAGAAAAACCTGCATTAGTTTTTAATCCACTCTCAATAACAACGTTGGCACGGTGAATCGTTCTGTACCATCCTGTATAAACTGAGTTAGCAACAGGGTTTGATGCATCATTAACTCCTATCAACAATTGGTTACGAGGAGCTTCTAACTGTCCACCACCTGTTGACATTTCATCACTCCTAAGGTCATGAGTAAAAAACCACTCCCTTGCACCCAAACCGAAACCTTGAACTGTAGCATAGGCAGAGTTAACACCAGCAATTAGTTCATTATCGTTAGAATAGTAAGTATCAAAGGTCACACCGTTGGGGTTCACTTTATCCAAACTTGATTTTTCGCAGCTAATCACTACTGCCAGGATAATAGCACCTGTTAATATTAATACTTTTTTCATTTCAAATATTTTTTTAGAATTTGTGTTTAACAAAATTTTAAATTTTAATTAAATCCTAAGTTAACACCCACAGTAAGTGTACGAGCCTGAGGATACATTCCATAATCAACTCCATTAGTAAGTAAGTTACCGTTTCTGGATGCGATTTCCGGATCAAAACCTGTATATTTAGTAAATGTTAATAGGTTTTGACTTGTGAAGTAAATTCTGGCTTTTGTCAGAACATTATTGGTAAGACTTGAAATTTTCGAAGGTGAAAGCGTATAGCCAACTGTTAAGTTTTTAAGTCTTAAATATGAACCACTTTCGATAAAACGATCAGAAGTTCTTGAATTCTGATTTGGATCACCACTTACTGCTCTTGGTACATCTGTGTCTGTGTTAGTAGGGGTCCAGGCATCTAAAACATCGGTTGAAGCATTGAATAATCTAAGCATACCTTGTCCCAATACTTTTGTTCCATTGTATATTTTATTTCCATAAACTCCC
It encodes the following:
- a CDS encoding RraA family protein — encoded protein: MTRLFTIVSLLLFALISNAQQISKDYLVQLTREWKGERFPDGRPKVPDTILDRMKKVTHEEAWAVLRNKNYRHQYEGNWQTINPDSVLVGRAVTAIFMPGRPDIQTAIDDKGIKQDGRLKAQNTWVIETLVKRDVYVVDQFNAYEDGPTIGDNLGNAIFNRTGNGIVYEGAIRDLNGLREIGGFTSYFRSYHPSHHLNTASQPGGLNTTLVGINHPTKIGNATCMPGDVVLGREGGVIFIPPHLAEEVVKSSEVVRLRDKFSHQRLKEGKYTTGQIDTRWSAEIEKDFSQWLKEHINELPVAPEQIQEILKERTW
- a CDS encoding RagB/SusD family nutrient uptake outer membrane protein — translated: MKKVLILTGAIILAVVISCEKSSLDKVNPNGVTFDTYYSNDNELIAGVNSAYATVQGFGLGAREWFFTHDLRSDEMSTGGGQLEAPRNQLLIGVNDASNPVANSVYTGWYRTIHRANVVIESGLKTNAGFSEAIKNRVTGEAKFLRAWGYFELATLWGGVPLYIEFAKSVEDAQPKSTQETVYKQVITDLKAAEGLLPESYDAKNLGRATKAAAQTLLARTYLQMGDYASAKAELEKVVNSGRFKLVDNYLDLTNAEGEFNSESIFEIVFSQSNGAFNWSGPDGDGNSVQEETIRTQEYSPIGWRNLIPSNKMIDNYERTVKGDAKNDPRYDMSFWKAGDKFNNGNDVISDAAVQGNSSQLDGKTFKISWRKYSLLYKSNSGFATSGINMRVMRYADVLLMLAECENELGNSAKAISLMNQVRARASVAMPAYPTANYPCDSKAKVFEAIQHERFVELSAEQVRNLDILRWRKNKKLTTEPITYFKASKHELLPLPQTEIDNNPKIEPKDQNPGY
- a CDS encoding mandelate racemase/muconate lactonizing enzyme family protein, translated to MAASPLATFGREYETAIDRAPKSSAPSDLKITEIKAGYIRDGHSLFVKIYTNQGIIGHGEGVDATPGTYHLVKMMGRRIQGQNPLNVNRLFENIRRSGFFEGAQAGMFISVLTAVETALWDIAGKAFGVPVYQLLGGKFRDSVRVYMDTALYQNRLPVPGDFAKAAREAVDMGFSAVKFDLDQANDPNKYDRYNWTASPAELQRMYDQMAAARKEVGPNIDICADMHGRYDAITGEKVAKMLEPLNLMWLEEPIPAENADAYRKITESTSTPICAGENHYLAHGFRPLLESGAVDIIMPDLQKCGGLGEGQRIANLANLYYVPFAPHMVASYLGAMACAHVCASVPNFMIMEWQIYFHKDPMFKEIVKFEGEMVEKNGFIKVRDTPGIGVEINEEGMKKYATPGVPFFE